The region CTGCTGCCGACCGACCTGCCGGCGCCGCCCGTCTACGCCAAGGTCAATCCGGCCGACGCGCCGGTGCTGACACTGGCGATCACGTCCGACACCATGCCGCTGACGCAGGTGCAAAATATCGTCAACACGCGCCTGGCGCTGAAGATCAGCCAGGTCAATGGCGTCGGCCTGGTCTCGCTGTCGGGCGGCCAGCGGCCTGCCGTGCGCATCCAGGGCGACACCAAGCTGCTGGCCTCCTATGGCCTGGGCCTGGACAGCCTGCGCACCGCGATCGCGGCCGCCAACGTCAACAGCGCCAAGGGCAGTTTCGACGGCCCCACGCGTTCGTTCACCATCAATGCCAACGATCAACTGGTGACGGCCGAAGACTACAAGCGCCTGATCATCACCTATAAAAACGGCGCGCCGGTGCGCCTGCTCGATGTCGCCACGGTGGTCGACAGCGCCGAGAACACGCGCCTGGGCGCCTGGGCCGGCAAGCAGCCGGCGATTATCCTGAACGTGCAGCGCCAGCCCGGCGCCAACGTGATCAAGACGGTCGACGCCATCAAGGCGCTCTTGCCCGAGCTGCAAACGAGCTTGCCGGCGGCCATGAAGCTCGATGTGCTGAGCGACCGCACGACGGGCATCCGCGCCTCGGTGGAACACGTGGAGCTGGAACTGCTCGCTTCCGTGCTGCTGGTGGTGCTGGTGATCTTCGCCTTTTTGCACAGCCTGCGCGCCACCGTGATCGCCAGCCTGTCGGTGCCGATCTCCCTGATCGGCGCCTGCGGCGTGATGTATTTGCTCGGCTACAGCCTGAACAACCTGTCATTGATGGCCTTGACGATCGCCACCGGCTTTGTGGTCGATGACGCCATCGTCATGATCGAGAATATCGCCCGCTATATCGAAGAGGGCGAAACGCCGATGGCCGCCGCCCTGAAAGGTGCGTCGCAGATCGGCTTTACCATCATTTCGCTGACGGTTTCGCTGATCGCCGTGCTGATCCCGCTGCTGTTCATGGGCGACGTGGTGGGGCGCCTGTTCCGCGAGTTCGCCATGACCTTGGCGATTACCATCCTGATTTCCGCCGTGGTGTCGCTGACCCTGGTGCCGATGATGTCGGCGCGCTGGCTGAAAAGCCACGCCGACGAAAAGATCGGCGCCACCGGCCAGCGCATCCAGGCTTTTCTGGACCGCGTGATCGTGCGCTACGACCATGCGCTGGTGTGGGTGCTGAAGCGCCAGGGATTGACCTTGCTGGTGGCGCTGGCGACCTTGATCCTGACGGTGATCCTGTACATGACGATCCCGAAAGGCCTGTTCCCGACCCAGGACACGGGCCAGCTGCAGGCGCGCATCGAAACCTCGCAAGCCGTCTCGTATGAACGCATGGCCAGCCTGCAGCAGGCGGCCGCCAGCGCCATCCTGGAAGACCCGGACGTGGAAACCTTGAGTTCCCTGGTCGGCGTCGACGCGGCCAACAACACCATGCTGCACACCGGCAGCATGCTGATCAACCTGAAGCGCTCGCGCAGCGACCATCAGGACGACATCATGGACCGCCTGCGCAACCGCGTGGCCCAGGTGGCCGGCGTGACGCTGTATCTGCAGCCGACGCAGGACCTGACCATCGATGCCGAATCGGGCCCGACGCAGTACCGCGTGTCGCTCGAAGGCGCCAACACGGCCATCGTCACCGAGTGGGCCACAAAATTGGCGGCGCGCATGCGTGAAAAAACGCAGCTGCGCAATGTCACCACGGACGCCGGCGCCACCGGTGCGGCCGTCAACGTGGCGATCGACCGCGACAGCGCGGCGCGCATGTCGGTCACCACCGCCACCGTCGACGACGCGCTGTACAACGCCTTTGGCCAGCGCATCATCTCGACGATTTTTACCGAGACGAACCAGTACCGCGTGATTCTCGAAGCGCAGCCGGGCATCGTCACCACGCCGGCCGACCTGGGAGACCTGCAGGTGCGCACCGGTTCCGGCAAGTCGACGCCCTTGTCGGCGTTTGCCACCATCACCGAAAAGCAGTCGCCGCTGCAGATCACGCACGTGGCGCAATACCCGGCCACCACCCTCGGTTTCGATACCACCAAGGGCGTGGCGCTGGGCAGCGCGGTCGATGCGATCCGCGAGGCCGCGCACGACATCGCCTTGCCCGCTTCCGTGACGATGACTTTCCTGGGAGCGGCCGGCGCGTATGAAAATTCGCTGTCGAACCAGTTGTGGCTGATCCTGGCGGCCGTGGTGTGCGTATATATCGTGCTCGGCGTGCTGTACGAAAGCTATATCCACCCGCTGACGATTTTGTCGACCCTGCCGTCGGCCGGCGTCGGCGCGCTGCTGGCGCTGATGCTGTCCGGCCAGGACCTGGGCGTGATCGGCATTATCGGCATCATCCTGCTGATCGGCATCGTCAAGAAGAACGCCATCATGATGATCGACTTCGCCATCGAAGCGGAACGCGACCAGGGCAAGAGCCCGCAGGAAGCGATCCACCAGGCGGCCTTGCTGCGCTTCCGGCCTATCCTGATGACGACCCTGGCGGCGCTGTTCGCGGCCGTGCCGCTGATGCTGGGCTGGGGCGAGGGCGCCGAACTGCGCCGTCCGCTGGGCCTGGCCATTTTCGGCGGCCTGATCGTCAGCCAGGTGCTGACCTTGTTCACCACGCCGGTGATCTACCTGGGCTTTGACCGCCTGGGCCGCCGCTTTGGCGGCAAGCCGAAAGAGGGCGAAAAGGGGACCGTAAGCCTCGACAAGCCGGGCGGCCATCCGCCGGCGGGGAGCGCGGCGTGAATCTGTCCGAACCCTTCGTCAAGCGGCCCATCGCCACGGTGCTGCTGACCATCGGCATCGCGCTGGCGGGCATCGGCGCGTTCTTCGTGCTGCCCGTCTCGCCGCTGCCGCAGGTCGACTACCCGACCATTTCGGTCAGCGCCAGCCTGCCCGGCGCCAGCCCCTCCACCATGGCGTCGTCGGTCGCCACGCCGCTGGAGCGGCGCCTGGGCGTGATCTCGGGCGTCAACGAGATGACCTCGTCGTCGAGCACCGGCTCGGCGCGCATCAACCTGCAATTCGACCTGAACCGCAAGATCGACGCGGCCGCGCGCGAAGTGCAGGCGGCGATCGCCGCTTCGCGCGTCGACCTGCCGGCCACCTTGCGCAGCAACCCGACCTACCGCAAGGCCAATCCGTCCGACGCGCCGGTGATCATCCTGGCGCTCACTTCCAAGACGCGCACGCCAGGCCAGATCTACGATGCCGTCTCGAACCTGGTGCAGCAGAAGGTGGCGCAGGTCAAGGGCGTGGGCGACGTGGAACTGGGCGGCGGTTCGCTGCCGGCCGTGCG is a window of Janthinobacterium sp. J1-1 DNA encoding:
- a CDS encoding efflux RND transporter permease subunit codes for the protein MSPSTPFIKRPVATALLMLAIVLAGMVGFKFLPLAALPQVDFPTIQVQTLYPGASPEVMGQTVTAPLERQFGQMAGLQRMSSTSAAGVSIITLQFTLGQTLDVAEQEVQAAINAGGSLLPTDLPAPPVYAKVNPADAPVLTLAITSDTMPLTQVQNIVNTRLALKISQVNGVGLVSLSGGQRPAVRIQGDTKLLASYGLGLDSLRTAIAAANVNSAKGSFDGPTRSFTINANDQLVTAEDYKRLIITYKNGAPVRLLDVATVVDSAENTRLGAWAGKQPAIILNVQRQPGANVIKTVDAIKALLPELQTSLPAAMKLDVLSDRTTGIRASVEHVELELLASVLLVVLVIFAFLHSLRATVIASLSVPISLIGACGVMYLLGYSLNNLSLMALTIATGFVVDDAIVMIENIARYIEEGETPMAAALKGASQIGFTIISLTVSLIAVLIPLLFMGDVVGRLFREFAMTLAITILISAVVSLTLVPMMSARWLKSHADEKIGATGQRIQAFLDRVIVRYDHALVWVLKRQGLTLLVALATLILTVILYMTIPKGLFPTQDTGQLQARIETSQAVSYERMASLQQAAASAILEDPDVETLSSLVGVDAANNTMLHTGSMLINLKRSRSDHQDDIMDRLRNRVAQVAGVTLYLQPTQDLTIDAESGPTQYRVSLEGANTAIVTEWATKLAARMREKTQLRNVTTDAGATGAAVNVAIDRDSAARMSVTTATVDDALYNAFGQRIISTIFTETNQYRVILEAQPGIVTTPADLGDLQVRTGSGKSTPLSAFATITEKQSPLQITHVAQYPATTLGFDTTKGVALGSAVDAIREAAHDIALPASVTMTFLGAAGAYENSLSNQLWLILAAVVCVYIVLGVLYESYIHPLTILSTLPSAGVGALLALMLSGQDLGVIGIIGIILLIGIVKKNAIMMIDFAIEAERDQGKSPQEAIHQAALLRFRPILMTTLAALFAAVPLMLGWGEGAELRRPLGLAIFGGLIVSQVLTLFTTPVIYLGFDRLGRRFGGKPKEGEKGTVSLDKPGGHPPAGSAA